One stretch of Cyanobacteria bacterium GSL.Bin1 DNA includes these proteins:
- a CDS encoding CBS domain-containing protein has translation MMMKAKDIMTEEVVKIKGSATIAAAVALMKEKKIRCLIVDRRREGDAYGIITETDIVKQVTAYGKDPQEVRVYEIMTKPCVVVNPDLGVEYVARLFSQVNIHHAPVIQEELLGLISTSDILRKSDFVEKPKEKILAEEIENAIAKARQTCEIKGRTSPECAVAWDVVEELQAEAAHQKAEKMEKISRG, from the coding sequence ATGATGATGAAAGCAAAAGACATTATGACCGAAGAGGTGGTCAAAATTAAAGGGTCAGCAACCATTGCCGCAGCCGTAGCCCTAATGAAAGAGAAGAAGATTCGCTGCTTGATTGTGGATCGCCGTCGGGAGGGGGATGCCTATGGCATCATTACGGAGACGGATATCGTGAAGCAGGTGACAGCTTACGGGAAAGATCCCCAGGAGGTGAGAGTCTATGAAATTATGACTAAACCTTGTGTTGTGGTGAATCCCGACTTAGGAGTGGAATATGTTGCCCGATTATTTAGCCAAGTTAACATCCATCATGCGCCAGTCATTCAAGAAGAATTGTTAGGCTTGATTTCAACATCCGATATTCTGAGAAAAAGCGACTTTGTGGAAAAGCCGAAGGAGAAAATATTAGCAGAAGAAATTGAAAACGCGATCGCGAAAGCCCGTCAAACTTGTGAAATTAAAGGGAGAACTTCACCAGAATGTGCGGTCGCTTGGGATGTAGTGGAAGAGCTGCAAGCGGAAGCCGCTCACCAAAAAGCCGAAAAAATGGAGAAGATCTCTCGAGGCTAA
- a CDS encoding ComEA family DNA-binding protein, with the protein MISLNPRFLWLRSKIKNDPYYRFQSLEEIAIAAQLNIKIEVNSAMVDDWLRLPGFSIRQAQTLTALTASGVQFYAIEDLAAALNLPVQRLQPFAPILSFTFADPESLLTPTRVNINMATAEELATLPFFDQALAEKVVVNRLNHGSYRNVADFHQRLGLEAQLTSQLMHYLRF; encoded by the coding sequence ATGATATCGCTCAATCCGCGTTTTTTGTGGTTACGAAGCAAAATTAAAAACGATCCGTATTATCGGTTTCAGTCTTTGGAAGAAATCGCGATCGCGGCACAACTCAACATTAAAATTGAAGTCAATTCAGCAATGGTGGATGATTGGTTACGTCTTCCTGGGTTTTCCATTCGTCAAGCGCAAACCCTCACTGCATTAACCGCCAGTGGCGTGCAATTCTACGCCATTGAAGATCTTGCAGCTGCTTTAAATCTTCCTGTGCAACGGCTGCAACCTTTTGCACCCATCCTCAGTTTTACCTTTGCTGATCCCGAAAGTCTCCTCACCCCCACACGGGTTAATATTAATATGGCAACTGCTGAGGAGCTAGCAACGCTCCCTTTCTTTGATCAAGCCTTAGCCGAAAAAGTGGTTGTTAATCGCCTCAATCATGGTAGTTATCGTAATGTAGCGGATTTTCATCAGCGCCTAGGTTTAGAAGCACAGTTAACCTCGCAGCTAATGCATTATCTGCGGTTCTGA
- a CDS encoding DnaJ domain-containing protein, which translates to MAKTDFKDYYSILGVSKNASDSDIKKAYRKLALKYHPDRNPDDKEAENRFKEVNEAYEVLSDPENRKKYDQFGQYWQQADQFQQRGGGTRTRTTGFGTDMGGFDFSQYGSFEEFIDELLGRFNTSGGGRTRYKYQTSPGGTGFTDFGSGFGGSTSVGADTEATIRLTFSEAFRGVQKRLSVGNEVINVRIPGGAKPGSRIRVPGKGKASPYGQPRGDLYLNVELQPHSFFRFEDDHLICEVPITPDEAVLGGEIEVPTPDGKVSMKVPAGIRSGQSLRLRGKGWTKPKGERGDLLVRVNITIPKNISQTERELYEKIRANRKEDPRKDIKHVRL; encoded by the coding sequence ATGGCAAAAACTGATTTCAAGGACTATTATTCCATCTTAGGCGTCAGCAAAAACGCTAGCGATAGCGACATTAAAAAAGCCTATCGTAAACTCGCCCTGAAATATCACCCGGATCGGAATCCAGATGATAAAGAAGCGGAAAATCGTTTCAAAGAAGTGAACGAAGCCTACGAAGTGCTATCTGATCCGGAAAATCGCAAAAAATACGATCAATTTGGTCAGTATTGGCAACAGGCGGATCAATTCCAACAACGGGGTGGTGGCACTCGCACTCGTACCACTGGCTTTGGGACAGATATGGGTGGCTTTGACTTTAGCCAGTATGGTAGTTTTGAAGAATTTATTGATGAACTTCTCGGACGCTTTAACACCTCCGGCGGTGGACGGACACGCTACAAATATCAAACTTCACCCGGTGGTACTGGCTTCACTGACTTTGGCAGTGGTTTTGGGGGCAGCACCAGCGTCGGCGCCGATACCGAAGCAACGATTCGCCTCACTTTTAGTGAAGCATTCCGCGGTGTGCAAAAACGCTTGAGTGTCGGCAATGAAGTGATTAATGTTCGTATTCCCGGTGGCGCAAAACCAGGAAGTCGCATTCGCGTTCCTGGGAAAGGAAAAGCCAGTCCCTACGGTCAACCCAGAGGGGATTTGTACCTCAATGTTGAACTCCAACCCCATTCCTTTTTCCGCTTTGAAGATGACCACCTGATTTGTGAAGTACCGATTACCCCAGATGAAGCGGTTCTCGGGGGAGAGATTGAAGTGCCAACCCCTGATGGAAAAGTTTCGATGAAAGTGCCGGCTGGAATTCGTTCGGGACAATCGCTTAGACTACGGGGAAAAGGCTGGACCAAACCGAAAGGAGAACGGGGCGATTTATTGGTCCGAGTGAATATTACCATTCCTAAAAATATTAGTCAGACTGAACGGGAGTTGTACGAGAAAATTCGCGCCAACCGGAAAGAAGATCCTCGAAAAGATATCAAACACGTCCGGTTATAA
- a CDS encoding ATP-binding protein, whose protein sequence is MIALSPRPTKCNWGTVSFASTLYLCPILDLLVAKVPQDWQAEIRLGLQEALVNAAKHGNQLDPGKTVIVQYAIMTTSCTWLISDNGAGFVPQCGCQEDPYSFLPDENSENGRGLCLLYHIFDQVEWNPEGTALKLTKNRC, encoded by the coding sequence GTGATTGCATTATCACCCCGTCCAACAAAATGCAACTGGGGGACTGTCAGTTTTGCCTCAACTCTCTATCTCTGTCCTATTTTAGACCTCCTGGTGGCAAAAGTTCCCCAAGATTGGCAAGCAGAAATTCGGTTAGGATTGCAAGAAGCGTTAGTCAATGCAGCGAAACACGGGAATCAACTCGATCCAGGCAAAACGGTCATTGTCCAGTATGCCATTATGACAACCTCTTGTACTTGGTTGATTAGTGATAATGGGGCTGGCTTTGTTCCTCAATGTGGTTGTCAAGAAGATCCCTATAGTTTCCTGCCGGATGAAAACTCAGAAAATGGTCGCGGCTTGTGTCTTTTGTATCATATCTTTGACCAAGTAGAGTGGAACCCAGAAGGAACGGCATTAAAATTAACCAAAAATCGCTGTTGA
- a CDS encoding NINE protein, producing MFLAQEKSQKLAVMLAMVSAITPLSGLHKFYLGQPWWGLTYLLLSVILTPPMTEMGILSFFGLAQVASLLEGIWYFMQSEDRFQQRFNQHVASSFRSDGQQNFSPNLVEETANAIQRLDQLREEGLLSEYEFEKQRRQLVNRINK from the coding sequence ATGTTCTTAGCGCAAGAAAAAAGTCAGAAGTTAGCAGTGATGTTGGCAATGGTGAGTGCAATTACGCCACTCTCTGGGCTGCATAAATTTTATTTGGGACAACCCTGGTGGGGATTAACTTATTTATTGCTGTCGGTGATCTTGACCCCGCCAATGACAGAAATGGGGATTTTGTCTTTTTTTGGACTCGCGCAAGTTGCCAGTTTGCTAGAAGGAATTTGGTATTTTATGCAGTCAGAAGATCGTTTTCAGCAACGTTTCAATCAGCATGTGGCTTCCTCATTCAGAAGCGATGGTCAGCAAAATTTCTCTCCCAACCTAGTCGAGGAAACGGCTAATGCCATTCAACGATTAGATCAGTTACGAGAAGAAGGGCTACTCTCAGAGTATGAATTTGAAAAGCAGCGTCGTCAACTCGTGAATCGGATTAATAAGTAA
- a CDS encoding glycosyltransferase produces MHIAWLGKKSPFCGNVTYSRNITHALLERGYEVSFFHFAQEEKTSDNWPHCQEVLLPFIYKSQVYTIPTLGSTNMLRRSLQDLKPDLVHASLTLSPLDFRLPEICKELNLPLVATFHPPFDSKLRNLKSSTQFLTYQLYAPFLAHYDGVIIFSRIQRDLLMRLGVPEEKLAVIPNGVDENKYSPGESDFKAHFGAERLFIYQGRVSAEKNVESLLRAWKYCRLGNESKLVIVGDGPLVSSLKPFYNKRHGVIWLGFVADEEKRIEILRAADVFILPSLVEGLSLSLLEGMACGIACVATDAGADGEVLEEGAGVVLSTNRVTPQLKTLLPLLQDHPELTKVLGEKARARVLDRYTLNCNITELESLYQQAVRAKSMQMM; encoded by the coding sequence ATGCACATCGCCTGGTTGGGAAAAAAATCACCATTTTGTGGGAATGTCACCTACAGTCGCAATATTACTCATGCCTTGCTAGAACGGGGGTACGAGGTTAGTTTTTTCCATTTTGCCCAAGAGGAAAAGACATCCGATAATTGGCCCCACTGTCAGGAGGTTCTTTTACCCTTTATTTATAAATCTCAGGTGTACACCATTCCCACTTTAGGCTCAACGAATATGCTGCGGCGATCGCTGCAAGATTTGAAACCCGATCTCGTCCATGCTTCTCTTACGCTTTCTCCCCTCGACTTCCGCCTCCCAGAAATTTGCAAAGAGCTGAATCTTCCTCTTGTCGCGACGTTTCACCCCCCTTTTGATAGCAAACTGCGCAATCTCAAATCCAGCACGCAATTCCTTACTTATCAACTCTACGCCCCTTTTTTAGCTCATTATGATGGGGTAATTATTTTTTCTCGCATTCAACGGGATTTATTAATGCGCTTAGGGGTTCCCGAAGAAAAATTAGCTGTGATTCCCAATGGGGTTGATGAAAACAAGTATTCCCCGGGAGAATCAGATTTTAAGGCTCATTTTGGGGCAGAACGTTTATTTATCTATCAGGGGCGCGTCTCTGCCGAAAAAAATGTTGAATCTTTGCTCCGGGCTTGGAAATACTGTCGTTTGGGCAATGAATCGAAATTGGTAATTGTGGGTGACGGACCGCTAGTGAGTTCTCTGAAACCGTTTTATAATAAACGTCACGGCGTTATTTGGCTCGGCTTTGTTGCTGATGAAGAAAAACGCATTGAAATTTTGAGAGCGGCGGATGTATTTATTCTGCCCTCTCTAGTTGAAGGATTATCGTTATCGTTATTGGAAGGGATGGCGTGCGGCATTGCTTGTGTTGCCACTGATGCGGGGGCTGATGGCGAGGTTTTAGAAGAAGGGGCTGGTGTGGTTTTAAGTACGAATCGGGTGACCCCGCAACTGAAAACGTTGTTGCCGTTGCTACAAGATCACCCCGAGTTAACAAAAGTATTAGGGGAGAAAGCGCGAGCGAGAGTGCTTGATCGATATACGCTCAACTGCAACATTACGGAGTTAGAATCCTTGTATCAGCAAGCGGTGCGGGCTAAATCGATGCAAATGATGTAA
- a CDS encoding DUF3598 family protein: protein MTQQWKNLLTHLGTWEGSFTRLSPQGEIIEDTPSLVALEGLNEQQTVRQTIEKFSALGGEPTSQQTMEYQSLNRNTLVFENGAFSVGSSQFSPFSEFGAELGFLDQDRRLRLVPLYDKQSQLSTITLIREHRQGVTIEPSPHLKVEQLLGEWHGEAITLYPDLRPRETYRTQLRITQQGNRLQQTLKTEQWEFTSSATITDHGLLFTEGAQTRQVLFLPGGASCTTPLKLENRQPFFLEAGWLVDANHRQRLLRRYDERGTWVSLTLIVETKSN from the coding sequence ATGACTCAACAATGGAAGAATTTACTCACTCATCTTGGGACTTGGGAGGGATCATTTACCCGTCTGTCTCCCCAAGGTGAAATCATCGAAGATACGCCTAGTCTCGTTGCTTTAGAAGGGTTAAACGAACAGCAAACGGTGCGGCAAACCATTGAAAAATTCTCAGCATTGGGGGGAGAACCCACCTCTCAGCAGACAATGGAGTATCAAAGTCTCAACCGCAACACCCTGGTTTTTGAAAATGGGGCGTTTTCTGTGGGATCTAGCCAGTTTTCCCCCTTTAGCGAATTTGGGGCAGAATTAGGCTTTTTAGACCAAGACCGTCGTTTGCGACTGGTTCCCCTCTATGACAAACAAAGCCAACTCAGCACGATCACTTTAATTCGAGAACATCGTCAAGGCGTAACCATCGAACCTTCTCCACATTTAAAGGTTGAGCAACTTCTCGGAGAGTGGCACGGGGAAGCCATCACCTTATATCCTGATTTAAGACCGAGAGAAACTTACAGAACGCAACTTCGCATTACCCAACAAGGCAATCGCTTACAGCAAACCCTAAAAACAGAACAGTGGGAATTCACTTCCTCGGCAACGATAACTGATCACGGTTTACTATTTACCGAAGGAGCGCAAACCAGACAAGTATTATTCTTACCTGGCGGGGCATCCTGTACAACCCCTCTGAAGCTGGAAAATCGCCAGCCTTTTTTCTTGGAAGCGGGATGGTTAGTCGATGCCAACCACCGTCAACGTTTGCTGCGTCGCTACGATGAACGAGGCACTTGGGTGAGTTTAACCTTGATTGTGGAAACAAAAAGCAATTAG
- the chlG gene encoding chlorophyll synthase ChlG — MSESTSSETPEQEQQENRSGKTRQMLGMKGAATGETSVWKIRLQLMKPITWIPLIWGVVCGAASSGNFHWQVEDLVKVVTCMLLSGPLMTGYTQTLNDFYDREIDAINEPYRPIPSGAISVPQVVTQILVLLGAGIAIAFALDQWGGNAYPKITIITLIGTFLAFIYSAPPLKLKQNGWLGNYALGASYIALPWWAGHSLFGDLNWTIIILTLIYSMAGLGIAVVNDFKSVEGDRALGLKSLPVMFGVGGAAWISVLMIDLFQVGIAGYLMSIHENLYATILILLVIPQITFQDMYFLRSPLENDVKYQASAQPFLVLGMLVTGLALGHSGI, encoded by the coding sequence ATGTCTGAATCCACCTCTTCTGAAACACCAGAACAAGAACAACAAGAAAACCGATCTGGAAAAACCCGCCAAATGTTAGGGATGAAAGGGGCGGCTACCGGAGAAACCTCCGTTTGGAAAATTCGCCTGCAACTGATGAAACCCATTACCTGGATTCCCCTGATTTGGGGTGTGGTTTGTGGGGCGGCTTCCTCTGGGAATTTCCATTGGCAAGTGGAAGACTTGGTCAAGGTTGTTACTTGTATGTTGCTTTCTGGTCCTTTGATGACCGGTTATACCCAAACCCTGAACGATTTTTATGATCGTGAGATTGATGCGATTAATGAACCCTATCGTCCGATTCCCTCGGGGGCAATTTCGGTTCCGCAGGTTGTCACGCAAATTCTGGTCCTTTTAGGGGCAGGGATCGCGATCGCGTTTGCCTTAGATCAATGGGGTGGAAATGCTTATCCCAAAATTACCATCATTACCCTCATTGGGACCTTTCTCGCCTTCATTTACTCGGCACCGCCCTTAAAACTGAAGCAAAATGGTTGGTTAGGCAACTATGCCCTTGGCGCCAGTTATATCGCGTTACCCTGGTGGGCGGGACATTCGCTTTTTGGCGATTTAAACTGGACGATTATTATTCTCACCCTCATCTACAGTATGGCGGGTCTTGGCATTGCCGTGGTGAATGATTTCAAGAGTGTTGAAGGCGATCGCGCTTTGGGGTTAAAGTCGCTTCCTGTCATGTTTGGTGTAGGAGGTGCAGCGTGGATTAGTGTTTTGATGATTGATCTGTTCCAAGTCGGAATTGCCGGTTACCTGATGAGCATTCACGAAAATCTCTATGCCACCATTTTAATCTTGCTGGTCATTCCCCAAATTACCTTCCAAGATATGTATTTTCTACGCTCCCCCTTAGAAAATGATGTCAAATATCAAGCAAGTGCCCAACCCTTTCTAGTTCTTGGTATGTTAGTCACTGGCTTAGCACTGGGACACTCGGGAATTTAG
- a CDS encoding aspartate 1-decarboxylase → MQRTFLLGKIHNCRVTDSNLNYMGSIGIDQGLLDAAGIEPHEQVQVLNITTGARLTTYAIALEANSGRIELNGAAARYAEIGDRLIILTYGLLTPEEIQHHHPQIVFVDEHNHPLDPLLAQSSVWV, encoded by the coding sequence ATGCAGCGGACGTTTCTTCTGGGAAAAATTCATAATTGTCGAGTCACCGATAGTAACTTGAACTATATGGGGAGTATCGGCATTGATCAAGGGTTATTAGATGCAGCGGGAATTGAACCTCACGAACAAGTTCAGGTGCTCAATATTACCACCGGTGCGCGATTAACAACCTACGCGATCGCGCTGGAAGCCAATTCCGGTAGAATTGAACTGAATGGGGCCGCTGCCCGTTATGCAGAAATTGGTGATCGTTTGATTATCCTCACCTACGGTTTACTCACTCCCGAAGAAATTCAACATCATCACCCGCAAATTGTCTTTGTGGATGAACACAACCACCCCCTTGATCCCCTATTGGCGCAATCTAGCGTTTGGGTTTAA
- the recO gene encoding DNA repair protein RecO, with protein MSKTYQATGINLKGMPFGERDRLLTILTAEYGLIRAVAGGARKYQSRLRGRSELFVVNQLFLVKGRSSLYRLTQAETVCTYPKLSQHLGKLAISQYLAEIVLCFALSDQPQNELFTLLQEHLHRIEQCAVSADAFPETLFPLLNQGIFHLLSLAGIAPQVHHCCLSQRPLNIEENNPHWQVGFSYQAGGIVLQREEPVNDLLGSGELKVLQHLSQSTLPSGFSAEIAHLKTIEKLLRNYTEYHFHRSIRSASLVDTLNNEQFTMNNY; from the coding sequence ATGAGTAAAACTTATCAAGCAACAGGCATCAACCTAAAAGGAATGCCCTTTGGCGAGCGCGATCGACTGCTGACGATTTTGACCGCAGAATACGGTCTGATTCGAGCCGTTGCGGGAGGAGCGCGTAAGTATCAGTCTCGGTTGCGGGGACGGAGCGAATTATTTGTCGTCAACCAATTATTCCTGGTGAAAGGACGTTCTTCCCTCTATCGCCTCACCCAAGCGGAAACGGTGTGTACTTACCCGAAGCTGAGTCAGCATTTGGGTAAACTTGCCATTAGTCAGTATCTTGCTGAAATTGTTCTTTGTTTTGCTCTGAGCGATCAACCGCAAAATGAACTATTTACCCTTTTACAAGAACATTTACATCGCATTGAACAGTGTGCGGTTTCGGCAGATGCGTTTCCCGAAACCCTCTTCCCCCTACTGAACCAAGGAATTTTTCATCTTTTATCTTTAGCTGGTATTGCCCCTCAAGTTCATCACTGTTGTCTGAGTCAACGTCCACTCAATATAGAAGAGAACAACCCTCATTGGCAAGTTGGCTTTAGCTACCAAGCTGGGGGCATTGTCTTGCAGCGGGAAGAACCGGTTAATGATCTCCTTGGTAGTGGAGAATTAAAAGTATTACAACACTTATCACAATCCACCCTTCCCTCGGGTTTCTCCGCAGAAATCGCTCATTTAAAAACGATTGAAAAATTGTTACGAAACTATACAGAATATCATTTTCACCGTTCCATCCGATCTGCCAGTTTGGTGGACACCCTTAACAATGAACAATTCACAATGAACAATTACTAA
- the deoC gene encoding deoxyribose-phosphate aldolase, with the protein MDHDLDIARMIDHALLNPAATTEEVKRCCNEAWQHNFPTVCVYPSAVRDATEFLHGKAPQVCTVIGFPTGATTTATKCYEAAEAVENGATELDVVINLGWLKGGSPERVNREIAEICEETGVVIKAIIETGLLTQQEKQLAVEVCLDAGVTFIKTNTGWFGGATVADVELIREITRGQVGIKASGGIRTLENAIALIDAGANRLGTSRGLQLIQQQEKISYREDADT; encoded by the coding sequence ATGGATCACGATCTTGATATTGCCCGCATGATTGATCATGCACTGCTAAACCCGGCGGCAACAACCGAGGAGGTGAAGCGGTGTTGTAACGAAGCGTGGCAGCATAATTTTCCAACGGTTTGTGTTTATCCCAGTGCGGTACGAGACGCAACAGAATTCCTACATGGCAAAGCCCCACAAGTGTGTACCGTGATTGGCTTTCCCACCGGCGCAACCACAACTGCGACTAAATGCTACGAAGCCGCAGAAGCCGTAGAAAATGGCGCAACGGAACTGGATGTGGTGATTAATTTGGGATGGTTGAAAGGGGGATCGCCCGAGCGGGTGAATCGAGAAATTGCCGAAATCTGTGAAGAAACCGGTGTCGTCATCAAAGCAATTATTGAAACCGGGTTGTTAACCCAGCAAGAAAAGCAATTAGCCGTCGAAGTCTGTTTAGATGCTGGGGTAACCTTTATCAAAACCAATACCGGTTGGTTTGGGGGCGCAACAGTGGCCGATGTCGAATTGATTCGGGAGATTACGCGCGGGCAAGTGGGAATTAAAGCTTCAGGGGGGATTCGGACGCTAGAAAACGCGATCGCGCTCATTGATGCGGGTGCGAATCGTTTAGGCACCTCTCGCGGTTTACAACTGATCCAGCAACAAGAGAAAATCAGTTATAGAGAGGATGCGGACACTTAG
- a CDS encoding MFS transporter: MKLSEQEQTNSTTQTTDINAQTPAEENTQGFLPVLKNYRFLTLWSGQIFSQLADKVYLVLMISLIASHFQRADQTISGWVSAIMIAFTIPAVLFGSLAGVYVDRWSKKGVLVGTNLVRGLLVWSVPALLYLTEDLSPWFNLPVGFWGLLIVTFLVSTLTQFFAPAEQTAIPLLVQRKNLLPANSLYTTTMMASVIIGFAVGEPLLQLTETFAHWLGLTWDFSKEIVVGAGYAIAGLLLIPLNPKETIHTNDERPHVFQDIWDGVQYLRQNHRVRNAMVQLIILFCVFAALAVLAVRLAETLPNLESDQFGFILAAAGVGMAIGAAFLGNWGQALSRAQLGLWGSFGMASALAGLAFFTGDVTAAFIMTALLGFFASLVGIPMQTTIQEETPENKRGKVFGLQNNAVNIALSLPLALASVAETIFGLETVLLSLAGIAIAGGLLTWYISQEKTSNH, translated from the coding sequence ATGAAACTATCCGAACAAGAACAAACGAATTCGACAACACAAACCACCGATATTAATGCTCAAACCCCTGCTGAAGAAAATACACAGGGCTTTCTTCCCGTCCTCAAAAATTACCGCTTTTTAACCCTCTGGAGTGGGCAAATCTTTTCCCAACTGGCGGATAAGGTTTATCTGGTGTTGATGATTAGTCTTATTGCCAGTCACTTCCAACGGGCTGACCAGACGATTAGCGGTTGGGTATCGGCGATTATGATTGCCTTTACCATTCCAGCCGTTCTGTTTGGTTCCCTAGCTGGCGTCTATGTTGATCGCTGGTCGAAAAAAGGGGTTTTAGTGGGAACAAACCTCGTGCGAGGGCTTCTGGTCTGGTCGGTACCAGCGCTACTGTATTTAACTGAAGATCTGTCCCCCTGGTTTAATTTACCCGTCGGTTTCTGGGGACTGTTAATCGTTACTTTCTTAGTTTCGACCCTGACCCAGTTTTTTGCCCCAGCAGAACAAACGGCAATTCCCTTATTAGTTCAGCGTAAAAATCTCCTGCCAGCTAACTCCCTTTATACGACCACGATGATGGCTTCCGTGATTATTGGTTTTGCGGTGGGAGAACCCTTATTACAGTTGACGGAAACCTTTGCCCACTGGCTAGGACTGACTTGGGATTTTAGTAAAGAGATTGTTGTCGGTGCCGGTTACGCGATCGCGGGACTGCTTCTCATTCCCCTGAATCCGAAAGAAACCATTCACACGAACGACGAACGACCCCATGTTTTTCAAGATATCTGGGATGGCGTGCAATACTTACGCCAAAATCATCGCGTTCGCAATGCCATGGTGCAATTAATTATTTTGTTCTGTGTGTTTGCCGCGTTAGCCGTATTAGCAGTGCGCTTAGCCGAAACCCTACCTAACTTAGAATCAGATCAATTCGGCTTTATTTTAGCAGCAGCCGGGGTGGGCATGGCAATTGGCGCTGCATTCCTTGGTAATTGGGGACAAGCCCTCTCTAGGGCGCAATTGGGCTTATGGGGCTCATTTGGTATGGCAAGCGCTTTAGCTGGCTTAGCCTTTTTTACCGGCGATGTCACTGCGGCGTTTATTATGACCGCACTCTTGGGCTTTTTCGCTTCTTTAGTTGGGATTCCCATGCAAACGACCATTCAAGAAGAAACTCCTGAAAACAAACGGGGAAAAGTTTTTGGCTTGCAGAATAATGCTGTTAATATTGCTTTGAGTTTACCCTTAGCGCTAGCGAGTGTTGCCGAAACCATCTTTGGTTTAGAAACGGTTTTATTGAGTTTAGCCGGAATCGCGATCGCAGGAGGACTCTTAACTTGGTATATTTCTCAGGAGAAGACCAGTAACCATTAA
- the rlmD gene encoding 23S rRNA (uracil(1939)-C(5))-methyltransferase RlmD, with product MTNPKQWQQGSLLEVEITDLSDRADGVGRWQGRVVFVPDTVTGDRVLVRLVRVKPQYAYGQVQKLLTPSPHRIRPHCIVADKCGGCQWQHIDLAYQQQAKQQVILDALQRIGGFPDPPIAPILSSSSRLNYRNKVTYPLQRSAQGNVQAGYYRKGSHKLVNLNQCPVQDSRLDPFLAQIKQDIQEQGWGIYNEERGTGKLRHLALRIGRRTGQVLLTLITTDWNLEGIEKQAQTWLHQYPELVGVCLNQNSQRNNIIFGKETRCLAGKGEIEEEFAGLTFFLSPNTFFQVNTETAEALCSLILDKFALTGTETIVDAYCGVGTFTLPFARQAKAVIGIEAQASAIAQGERNAQRNQIENVTFHVGKVETILPQLEITPDLVFLDPPRKGCDRAVLETLSTIQPPRLVYLSCRPATLARDLKELTSAGYTLTLVQPADFFPQTAHVECAVFLQRGNPPKQ from the coding sequence ATGACCAATCCAAAACAATGGCAACAGGGCAGTTTACTTGAAGTTGAAATTACCGATCTCAGCGATCGCGCTGATGGGGTTGGACGTTGGCAAGGGCGGGTTGTCTTTGTTCCTGATACGGTGACTGGAGACCGCGTCTTAGTTCGTCTCGTTCGGGTGAAACCTCAATACGCCTACGGTCAAGTGCAAAAATTACTCACGCCCTCTCCCCATCGCATTCGCCCGCACTGCATTGTGGCGGATAAGTGTGGCGGCTGTCAGTGGCAACATATTGATTTAGCTTATCAGCAGCAAGCCAAACAACAGGTTATTTTAGACGCCCTCCAACGGATTGGAGGCTTTCCAGATCCACCCATCGCTCCCATTTTAAGCAGTTCCAGTCGTCTCAATTATCGGAACAAAGTTACCTATCCCCTACAACGTTCAGCACAAGGAAACGTCCAAGCTGGATATTACCGCAAAGGATCCCATAAACTGGTTAATCTCAACCAATGTCCGGTGCAAGATTCCCGCTTAGACCCTTTTTTAGCCCAAATTAAGCAAGATATTCAAGAACAAGGGTGGGGCATTTATAACGAAGAGAGAGGAACCGGGAAACTGCGCCATTTAGCCCTGAGAATCGGTCGCAGAACCGGACAAGTCTTATTAACCCTCATTACGACCGACTGGAATTTAGAAGGGATTGAAAAACAAGCCCAAACTTGGTTGCATCAGTATCCGGAGTTAGTGGGCGTTTGTCTCAATCAAAATTCGCAACGGAATAACATTATTTTTGGCAAAGAAACCCGCTGCCTTGCTGGCAAAGGAGAAATTGAAGAGGAATTTGCTGGATTAACCTTCTTTTTGAGTCCTAATACCTTTTTTCAAGTCAATACAGAAACTGCTGAAGCCCTCTGTTCTCTCATTTTAGATAAATTCGCTCTCACTGGTACCGAAACGATTGTTGATGCTTATTGTGGCGTCGGTACCTTTACCCTGCCTTTTGCCCGTCAAGCCAAAGCCGTGATTGGCATTGAAGCCCAAGCCAGCGCGATCGCGCAAGGAGAACGCAATGCCCAGCGCAATCAAATTGAGAATGTAACGTTTCATGTCGGAAAAGTGGAGACAATTCTCCCCCAATTAGAAATTACTCCCGATTTAGTTTTCCTGGATCCGCCCCGAAAAGGCTGCGATCGCGCGGTTTTAGAAACACTCAGTACCATTCAACCGCCACGACTGGTGTATCTCAGTTGTCGTCCGGCAACCCTCGCCCGCGACTTAAAGGAACTAACTAGCGCTGGCTACACCCTCACCCTTGTCCAACCGGCAGACTTCTTTCCTCAAACTGCTCATGTCGAATGTGCCGTTTTTTTACAACGGGGAAATCCCCCAAAGCAATAG